In a single window of the Gossypium hirsutum isolate 1008001.06 chromosome A13, Gossypium_hirsutum_v2.1, whole genome shotgun sequence genome:
- the LOC107893650 gene encoding uncharacterized protein isoform X2: protein MTQFTPQGRLKLLFQGDGVEPKDPFHYNLISNVFGASGKLKSLRVHKSTTGRLYFSSSSMKKGSKFYAKASLNVNDEGTSDEEDYDSEFETDDLASFRGLVLDISYRPVNVVCWRRAICLEFMEKTVNSPSGCLYIPAVLRVPHLLQVVKRRRIRSNLSRKNVLFRDNFTCQYCSARDDLTIDHVLPVARGGEWKWENLVTACAKCNSKKGQKTLVEANMKLIKVPKAPKDYDILAIPLTSSAMRMLRKRNGTPEEWRQYLFPTTDP, encoded by the exons ATGACTCAATTCACACCACAAGGGCGTTTGAAGCTGCTCTTTCAGGGGGATGGTGTGGAACCCAAAGACCCTTTTCATTACAATCTTATTAGCAATGTTTTTGGTGCTTCTGGTAAGCTAAAATCCCTTCGAGTTCATAAAAGTACTACTGGGAGGCTCTACTTTTCTTCTTCTAGTATGAAGAAAGGCAGCAAATTTTATGCAAAGGCAAGTCTGAATGTGAATGATGAAGGAACTTCTGATGAAGAGGACTATGATAGTGAGTTTGAGACTGATGATTTGGCTTCTTTCAGAGGTCTTGTTTTGGATATCTCTTACAg GCCAGTCAATGTTGTGTGCTGGAGGCGAGCTATATGTTTGGAGTTCATGGAAAAG ACTGTAAATTCCCCAAGTGGATGCTTATACATACCAGCGGTGTTAAGG GTTCCCCATCTATTGCAAGTTGTTAAGAGAAGAAGAATCAGATCCAATCTTAGCCGCAAAAATGTTCTATTTAGGGACAATTTCACTTGTCA GTATTGTTCAGCTCGTGATGACTTGACCATAGATCATGTTCTGCCAGTTGCAAGAGGAggggaatggaaatgggaaaatcTG GTCACCGCTTGTGCCAAATGCAATTCAAAGAAAGGTCAGAAAACTCTGGTGGAAGCAAATATGAAGCTGATTAAGGTCCCTAag GCCCCAAAGGATTATGACATACTTGCCATACCCTTAACAAGCTCAGCAATGAGGATGTTGAGGAAGAGAAATGGCACACCTGAAGAATGGCGTCAATATCTCTTCCCCACTACTGATCCTTAG
- the LOC107893650 gene encoding uncharacterized protein isoform X1, whose product MTQFTPQGRLKLLFQGDGVEPKDPFHYNLISNVFGASGKLKSLRVHKSTTGRLYFSSSSMKKGSKFYAKASLNVNDEGTSDEEDYDSEFETDDLASFRGLVLDISYRPVNVVCWRRAICLEFMEKADVLEYYDQTVNSPSGCLYIPAVLRVPHLLQVVKRRRIRSNLSRKNVLFRDNFTCQYCSARDDLTIDHVLPVARGGEWKWENLVTACAKCNSKKGQKTLVEANMKLIKVPKAPKDYDILAIPLTSSAMRMLRKRNGTPEEWRQYLFPTTDP is encoded by the exons ATGACTCAATTCACACCACAAGGGCGTTTGAAGCTGCTCTTTCAGGGGGATGGTGTGGAACCCAAAGACCCTTTTCATTACAATCTTATTAGCAATGTTTTTGGTGCTTCTGGTAAGCTAAAATCCCTTCGAGTTCATAAAAGTACTACTGGGAGGCTCTACTTTTCTTCTTCTAGTATGAAGAAAGGCAGCAAATTTTATGCAAAGGCAAGTCTGAATGTGAATGATGAAGGAACTTCTGATGAAGAGGACTATGATAGTGAGTTTGAGACTGATGATTTGGCTTCTTTCAGAGGTCTTGTTTTGGATATCTCTTACAg GCCAGTCAATGTTGTGTGCTGGAGGCGAGCTATATGTTTGGAGTTCATGGAAAAG GCTGATGTTCTAGAATATTATGATCAGACTGTAAATTCCCCAAGTGGATGCTTATACATACCAGCGGTGTTAAGG GTTCCCCATCTATTGCAAGTTGTTAAGAGAAGAAGAATCAGATCCAATCTTAGCCGCAAAAATGTTCTATTTAGGGACAATTTCACTTGTCA GTATTGTTCAGCTCGTGATGACTTGACCATAGATCATGTTCTGCCAGTTGCAAGAGGAggggaatggaaatgggaaaatcTG GTCACCGCTTGTGCCAAATGCAATTCAAAGAAAGGTCAGAAAACTCTGGTGGAAGCAAATATGAAGCTGATTAAGGTCCCTAag GCCCCAAAGGATTATGACATACTTGCCATACCCTTAACAAGCTCAGCAATGAGGATGTTGAGGAAGAGAAATGGCACACCTGAAGAATGGCGTCAATATCTCTTCCCCACTACTGATCCTTAG